One stretch of Oscillospiraceae bacterium DNA includes these proteins:
- a CDS encoding helix-turn-helix transcriptional regulator, translated as MFDMNEVGRRISAARKEKNMTQMELADQLNISFQAVSNWERGVSMPDISKLPELAELFGMSVDELLGQPSPLISGIVSEPVEEYLKDHKVTIHEVKEAAPLLKPEQIDKVFENCETSDDLSEITDLLPFLGREVCGGLFRKCCESGDMKHAEEIAPFVGREAIDREVKRLIEAGEEIGILAAFMGKETRNETARMLYEKSGIRALGDLLPFVNRDVLNQIADVEYEKNGMRNMEHIAPFMNRDHLNQLAKKAIEKDGIKAISPIAPFLGKDILREYVKEKFL; from the coding sequence ATGTTTGATATGAACGAAGTGGGCAGGCGGATCTCCGCCGCGCGTAAAGAGAAGAATATGACCCAAATGGAATTGGCCGATCAACTGAACATCAGTTTTCAGGCGGTCAGCAATTGGGAACGCGGCGTATCAATGCCGGATATCTCAAAACTGCCGGAATTGGCGGAATTGTTCGGAATGTCGGTCGATGAATTGCTGGGCCAGCCTTCACCGCTGATCAGCGGAATTGTATCTGAACCTGTTGAAGAGTATCTCAAAGACCACAAGGTCACCATTCACGAGGTCAAAGAGGCTGCACCGTTGTTAAAACCGGAACAAATAGACAAGGTGTTTGAAAACTGTGAAACTTCTGACGATCTCTCTGAAATCACCGATTTGCTCCCGTTTTTAGGGCGAGAGGTCTGCGGCGGGTTGTTTCGGAAGTGCTGCGAAAGCGGTGATATGAAACACGCGGAGGAAATCGCACCATTTGTAGGTCGAGAAGCCATCGACCGAGAGGTAAAGCGCCTGATTGAAGCAGGAGAAGAGATCGGCATTTTGGCGGCCTTTATGGGCAAAGAAACGAGGAACGAAACGGCACGGATGCTTTACGAAAAAAGCGGTATACGTGCACTTGGCGACCTGCTGCCCTTTGTCAACCGGGATGTTTTGAATCAAATTGCTGACGTCGAGTATGAGAAAAACGGGATGAGAAATATGGAGCATATCGCCCCGTTCATGAACAGAGACCATTTAAATCAACTGGCTAAAAAGGCCATCGAAAAAGACGGAATTAAAGCCATCAGCCCCATCGCGCCCTTTTTGGGCAAAGATATTCTACGTGAATATGTAAAGGAGAAATTTTTATGA